Within Cydia fagiglandana chromosome 25, ilCydFagi1.1, whole genome shotgun sequence, the genomic segment CATGTGGGTGTGGTACGCCAAAGAGAAGCCTGCTGAGAGTAAGTGTAGTTCCGTCGTGTCGTGAGAGGTCGTCATGTCATAGCCCGGCATAGCCCTGCCAGCTGCGCCTGCGCGATTGTTGAAGAACTCGGAAACAGTCAGACTGTGAACATTATTTAtctcgccgcgtctgtctgtaatgttctcgataaactcaaaaactattgaacggatttttatgcggttttcatctatatagagtgattcttgaggaaggtttaagtgtataaatttgttaacccgtacaAAGCCAAAGTAAAGTGAGACATAATCGTATGTTATGGACTCGATCACCTCTGACGTGTGTTGTTGTTGCAGTGTCCCCCCTCCCGTTCGTGCTGGGGTCCCGCTACGGGCGCTCcccgggcgcgggcgcgggcgcggccggcgcgcAGAGACTCCTCGCCCCGAGAAATGATAGGTCAATAAATAGAATGACATCTAaatgataactaaatgacatcattctGATGTTAGAGTACGTTCGAATTCTGAATCCTTTCAACACAATAAACATACATTAcgtttactaaaaaaaatttgactcgCGTTAGCGTGTCCAACAAGTTCAAAGAAAAAGGAACTGGCGACAGTGGCGCCGCAGCAACCGTGTCTAGAAGTTGGGTGacaaatgcaatattatggtaccgtcaagctgatctgatgatggacacaggaaGAGGCCACAGAAACACGGTGATAAGACAACGCACCCTCATTGTGTTTGGGTTTGATACAATTGTGTCGATGAGTATTGCCCGTTGAAAGGGAAGTACAGTCCGCGATAAAAGCTTgaatcaaaaaacatttttttgacaaaaaacttTAAGTTTCAAAATATGTTAATTGTGTGCAGGTTCTTCATGGGCAGCCGCTACGGCAAGCGCTCGGAGCCGGACGCCGTAGGGCCGGGCACGACACACGTGCGTCCGCTGCTCTGCGAGTACACGGGGGTGTCGCAGCTGTACCGCTGCGAACGAGCATCCCCTCTTGTTGATACGAGGTATGTCAACTATGGATATGGCTAAAGgtatggtgccatcttttcgagcgataaCACCATATCTTTAGAGtactgtcgagtagatggcgatactttttgacatgTAACAAATTTTACAACTTATCAGTGAAAAAGAAGGATCAAAGTCAAGTGGacgttctaaaagtgttaatgatttgtgtcgaaagatagCAGTAAATGTATTACTGACAATATATGtatctctatttcaaattctctgtGATATGGCCTAGTCAAGCGTCAACCTTTTCTAGAAGACGCCAATTAACCTAAAAACTCATtgcaaaatttaaatttaaattgtttttttaaaggacGTTTTTTCCAAGACCGGTAAAAATATAGCTTTTAGTATCCGGGCTATAAATACTGTATAGCTATTTACTCTGACCGTAATAAAACTATTTGCTGTTCACAGGAGAAGCTCTGACGAGGGTGTAGAAGACTAATACCCCCGCCGACCCCGCTCCCCGCACCCCCCGCGACCATTCGGCTGTCTGACTCTTACACGTCACAACTAATCAGCGGACTCCCTCACACAACTCAACGTATCATGTCGCACTTGAGCCCTCAGATCTTCATACACTGTGGACGGTTCTGTAGGCGCAATGTTACTAAGGGCATGTCAACTACTCAATATTTACCTTACGAGGTTGTCAATTAATCTAACCCAGGAGTCTCCAAAATCTTGCccgtaaaaaatactaaattccAAAAAATCAGGATCACAAAAATGCCACCATGGCCCACGGATCAAAAAGCTTGGAGACCTCTGAATTCAAATCCATAAGTTCCGAATGCTTTGGATACCTCGTTTTAGATTTTTCAAAAGAGAATTATTAAAAACTATATCATAATTAGTAAAACAGTAAAGTCCACCTTTGGTGGCCCATGAGGGGAAGTTCACCCGAGATATCAAGTGGGTCTGGCAGAATGGTGGCGGAAGGAATGTGACTGGTGGCTCCTGGAGTGATCTGCGCTAAGATaattaatattaggtaataaCCCCCTTCGGAACACAATCCCTGGTGTTGCTAAGCGCTCGCTTTTTCTCTATTATAAAAAAGTATAAACTGTAAAGAACTATTCATAGCGATTATAACTATTGTAaagtgtatttacttacttacttactattgtataacatttaatttattatgtttataacatcGTTATATGACAGTTTTTTACATACCTATCTAccaaaaattccaaaaacgtttaCCAAAAAAGgtcataaaaattataattataataatctaTCTGTTGTTACTAGGAGCTACATTTAAACTTCGAAATTCCATGACATTCATTTGACACTCGCGGTGCACCtacatgttgttgttgttgttgtgttataAACGTTACAGTTTAAATGTAGTTTTAAGAGTAAGTGAGCGCTCTCGCGCGGGGGTGAAGGCTGGGCGCTCCCGGCGGCTGCGGCGGGGGTTGGGGGTTGAAGGGGGAGGATCATACATTGGTCACTGTTGGGTTACTGTTGAAGTGCATGTAGACTGTGGTTTTTAATTAATAAgaatttttataactatta encodes:
- the LOC134676969 gene encoding RYamide neuropeptides encodes the protein MSWWVWCAAAALCACAVAEEKRAEMSPLPFVLGSRYGRSPGAGAGAAGAQRLLAPRNDRFFMGSRYGKRSEPDAVGPGTTHVRPLLCEYTGVSQLYRCERASPLVDTRSSDEGVED